The Populus nigra chromosome 19, ddPopNigr1.1, whole genome shotgun sequence genome includes a window with the following:
- the LOC133679895 gene encoding clustered mitochondria protein, with amino-acid sequence MAGKSNKGRNRRGSNSTTNSSEPTASSDAPVKDDITASEAASEVGVAIVNGAPAGGEPANGTSEIKESETANSTSEAKQGDLHLYPVSVKTQSSEKLELQLNPGDSVMDVRQFLLDAPETCFFTCYDLLLHTKDGSTLQIEDYNEISEVADITSGGCSLEMVAAPYDDRSIRAHVHRTRELLSLSTLHASLSTSLALEYEKAQNKALGSDAGKTEVPELDGMGFMEDVAGSFGKLLSFPTKEIMCVDSIIFSSFNPPPSHRRLVGDLIYLDVITLEGNKYCITGTTKMFYVNSSTGNVLDPRPSKATSEATTLVGLLQRISPKFKKALREILEHKGSAHPFENVQSLLPPSSWLGLYPVPDHRRDAARAEDALTLSYGSELIGMQRDWNEELQSCREFPHSTPQERILRDRALYKVTSDFVDAAVKGAIGVINRCIPPINPTDPECFHMYVHNNIFFSFAVDVDLEQLSKKCNSDTSSKTENTSSSINLSEKVTSDLHGDGGIANGVKSDRSTVEVAELHPESSSEPQLAESEQATYASANNDLKGTKAYQEADVPGLYNLAMAIIDYRGHRVVAQSVLPGILQGDKSDSLLYGSVDNGKKICWNEDFHSKVVEAAKRLHLKEHTVLDGSGDAFKLAAPVECKGIVGSDDRHYLLDLMRATPRDANYTGPGSRFCILRPELISAFCQAEAVARLKSRPKSEGGAHVAADSTEVAAGDEQVKPEEAAASINNQEIAKEGKADTVEESAPALAGSSESCEEILFNPNVFTEFKLSGDPEEIAADEENVKKVGSYLANTVLPKFIQDLCTLEVSPMDGQTLTEALHAHGINVRYMGKVAEGIKHLPHLWDLCSNEIVVRSAKHILKDLLRDTDDNDLGPAISHFFNCLFGTCQAVGIKVSANGPHSRAAKKEQSGNQSSGKSSRGQTRWKGASARKNQSSYMNVSSEILWSDIQELAELKYQFELPEDARSQVKKVSVIRNLCQKMGITIAARKYDLNAAMPFQLSDILNLQPVVKHSVPLCSEAKDIVETGKVQLAEGMLSEAYTSFSDAFSILQQVTGPMHREVANCCRYLAMVLYHAGDMAGAIIQQHKELIINERCLGLDHPDTAHSYGNMALFYHGLNQTELALRHMSRALLLLSLSSGPDHPDVAATFINVAMMYQDIGKMNTALRYLQEALKKNERLLGEEHIQTAVCYHALAIAFNCMGAFKLSHQHEKKTYDILVKQLGEEDSRTRDSQNWMKTFKMRELQKQKGQALNAASAQKAIDILKANPDLLHAFQAAAVAGGSGSGSSSGSMNKSLNAAIAGETLPRGRGVDERAARAAAEVRKKAAARGLLTRPHGVPVQALPPLTQLLNIINSGATPDTVNNEEAAGGVKETNGQSSNDPVDTQEDQTSGQDQAPVGLGKGLASLDAKKQKAKAKVAA; translated from the exons ATGGCTGGGAAATCTAATAAAGGGAGGAACCGGAGAGGATCCAATAGCACAACAAATTCTTCAGAGCCAACAGCGTCATCTGATGCTCCTGTGAAAGATGACATAACCGCTTCTGAAGCTGCTTCAGAAGTTGGTGTAGCTATTGTTAATGGAGCACCAGCTGGGGGTGAACCTGCTAATGGCACCTCAGAGATAAAGGAGTCTGAAACAGCAAATTCTACGAGTGAAGCAAAGCAAG GTGATCTTCATCTTTACCCCGTCTCTGTCAAAACACAAAGTAGCGAGAAGCTTGAGTTACAA TTGAACCCAGGAGATTCCGTCATGGATGTAAGACAATTCCTTCTCGATGCTCCTGAAACATGTTTCTTTACATGCTATGACTTGTTGCTGCACACCAAGGATGGTTCAACTCTTCAAATAGAAGATTATAATGAAATATCTGAAGTAGCTGACATTACTTCTGGTGGTTGCTCCTTGGAGATGGTTGCTG CACCTTATGATGATAGATCGATCAGGGCTCATGTTCACCGCACAAGAGAATTGCTTTCACTTTCTACACTTCATGCTTCATTATCAACGTCCCTTGCTTTAGAGTACGAAAAAGCACAAAACAAAGCTCTAGGTTCAG ATGCTGGAAAAACTGAGGTCCCTGAGCTTGATGGGATGGGATTTATGGAGGATGTTGCAGGTTCGTTTGGTAAATTGTTGTCATTCCCAACAAAGGAGATCATGTGTGTGGACAgtattatattttcatccttcaaccCTCCCCCAAGCCATAGAAG GCTCGTTGgggatttgatttatttggatgTAATAACATTGGAGGGTAACAAATATTGTATTACTGGAACCACAAAGATGTTCTATGTCAATTCAAGCACAGGGAATGTCCTTGACCCAAGGCCAAGTAAAGCTACCTCTGAAGCAACTACCCTTGTTGGACTCCTGCAGAGAATCAGTCCCAAGTTCAAAAAAG CTCTTCGTGAAATTTTGGAGCATAAGGGCTCTGCACACCCTTTTGAAAATGTTCAATCTCTCCTGCCACCTTCTTCATGGCTAGGATTGTACCCAGTTCCTG ATCACAGACGTGATGCGGCCAGAGCAGAGGATGCACTGACTCTTTCATATGGCAGTGAGCTGATTGGCATGCAAAGAGATTGGAATGAGGAGTTGCAATCCTGTCGGGAGTTTCCCCATTCAACTCCTCAGGAAAG GATTTTGCGTGATAGGGCTCTCTACAAAGTAACTTCGGACTTTGTTGATGCAGCAGTTAAAGGTGCTATTGGAGTCATCAACAGATGTATTCCCCCCATAAATCCAACTGATCCAGAGTGCTTTCATAT GTATGTTCACAACAATATATTCTTCAGTTTTGCTGTGGACGTGGACCTTGAACAGCTCTCCAAGAAATGTAATTCAGATACTAGTTCAAAGACAGAGAACACTAGTTCTTCAATTAATTTATCTGAAAAGGTCACCAGCGATTTGCATGGGGATGGTGGAATTGCCAATGGGGTGAAATCTGATAGATCAACCGTTGAAGTGGCGGAATTGCATCCCGAGTCATCTTCTGAGCCGCAGTTGGCTGAGAGTGAACAAGCTACATATGCTTCGGCAAATAATGATCTGAAAGGCACCAAAGCCTACCAGGAAGCTGATGTCCCTGGTTTATATAATCTTGCCATGGCCATAATTGATTACAGGGGTCACAGAGTGGTAGCCCAG AGTGTCTTACCTGGCATTCTTCAAGGGGATAAATCAGACTCTCTTCTATATGGTTCTGTTGATAATGGAAAGAAAATATGCTGGAATGAAGATTTTCATTCTAAG GTAGTGGAAGCTGCTAAACGCCTTCATCTAAAGGAACACACTGTCCTAGATGGATCTGGGGATGCTTTCAAATTAGCTGCTCCAGTAGAATGCAAGGGCATTGTGGGTAGTGATGACAG GCATTATCTACTAGACTTGATGAGAGCAACTCCTCGTGATGCAAACTATACGGGACCTGGCTCGCGGTTTTGCATATTGAGACCAGAATTAATTTCTGCCTTCTGTCAG GCTGAAGCCGTGGCAAGATTGAAGAGCAGACCAAAATCTGAGGGAGGGGCTCATGTGGCTGCAGATTCTACAGAAGTTGCTGCTGGTGATGAGCAAGTTAAACCTGAGGAAGCTGCAGCTTCCATCAACAATCAA GAGATTGCTAAAGAAGGGAAAGCTGACACTGTAGAAGAAAGTGCTCCTGCTCTTGCTGGAAGCTCTGAATCTTGTGAAGAAATACTTTTTAACCCTAATGTTTTTACCGAGTTCAAGTTGTCTGGTGATCCGGAG GAGATTGCAGCAGATGAAGAAAATGTGAAGAAAGTGGGTTCATATCTTGCAAATACTGTGCTTCCAAAGTTCATCCAAGATCTTTGCACACTTGAAGTCTCGCCCATGGATGGACAGACTCTTACTGAAGCACTACATGCTCATGGAATTAATGTTCGCTACATGGGAAAG GTAGCTGAAGGGATAAAACACTTACCTCATCTATGGGATCTTTGTTCCAATGAGATTGTTGTCCGGTCTGCAAAGCACATCCTCAAG GATCTTCTCAGGGATACAGATGATAATGATCTAGGGCCAgcaatttctcattttttcaaCTGTTTGTTTGGAACTTGTCAAGCTGTTGGCATAAAAGTTTCAGCTAATGGTCCGCATTCAAGAGCAGCAAAGAAA GAACAATCTGGCAATCAGTCTTCAGGAAAATCCTCTAGGGGACAAACGAGGTGGAAAGGAGCATCTGCAAGAAAGAACCAATCCTCATATATGAATGTTAGCTCAGAAATTCTATGGTCTGACATTCAGGAACTTGCAGAGCTCAAATATCAG TTTGAGTTACCAGAGGATGCGAGGTCACAAGTGAAGAAAGTCTCGGTTATTCGGAATCTTTGCCAAAAG ATGGGCATTACCATTGCAGCTCGCAAATATGATCTCAATGCTGCAATGCCATTCCAACTGTCAGATATCTTGAATCTCCAACCTGTGGTAAAGCATTCAGTTCCTCTATGTTCAGAAGCTAAGGATATTGTGGAAACCGGAAAGGTTCAACTAGCTGAG GGAATGCTTAGTGAAGCCTACACGTCATTTTCCGATGCATTTTCCATTCTTCAACAG GTGACTGGTCCAATGCATCGGGAGGTTGCCAACTGTTGTCG GTACCTGGCCATGGTTTTGTATCATGCTGGTGATATGGCTGGAGCAATCATCCAACAGCACAAGGAGTTGATCATAAATGAACGTTGCCTGGGATTAGACCACCCCGATACTGCCCACAG TTATGGAAACATGGCTCTCTTTTACCATGGACTAAACCAAACAGAACTTGCACTGCGACATATGTCCCGTGCGCTGCTCTTACTGAGCTTGTCTTCTGGGCCAGACCACCCTGATGTGGCTGCAACCTTCATTAATGTTGCAATGATGTACCAGGACATTGGAAAGATGAATACAGCTCTTCGCTATCTGCAAGAGGCTTTGAAAAAGAACGAGAGGCTTTTAGGAGAGGAGCATATTCAAACTGCTGTATGCTACCATGCTCTTGCAATTGCATTTAACTGTATGGGCGCATTCAAGCTATCACACCAG CATGAGAAGAAAACCTATGACATACTTGTCAAACAGCTTGGTGAGGAGGACTCAAGGACTCGAGACTCCCAAAACTGGATGAAGACATTTAAGATGCGAGAACTGCAG AAGCAGAAAGGTCAGGCATTGAATGCAGCTTCTGCTCAAAAGGCGATTGATATATTGAAG GCTAATCCTGACCTGTTGCATGCATTCCAAGCTGCTGCGGTTGCTGGAGGATCTGGATCTGGGAGTTCCAGTGGTTCCATGAACAAATCCCTTAATGCAGCAATTGCTGGTGAGACACTTCCACGGGGAAGGGGAGTAGATGAACGAGCTGCTCGTGCAGCAGCAGAAGTTAGGAAGAAAGCAGCTGCTAGGGGGCTCTTGACTCGTCCACATGGTGTTCCTGTTCAAGCTTTGCCACCTCTCACTCAGCTCCTCAACATCATTAATTCAGGGGCAACTCCAGATACAGTCAACAACGAGGAAGCAGCAGGTGGAGTGAAGGAAACTAATGGACAATCTTCTAATGACCCGGTAGATACTCAAGAAGACCAAACATCAGGGCAAGATCAGGCTCCTGTTGGATTGGGCAAAGGCTTAGCATCATTAGATGCCAAGAAACAGAAAGCCAAAGCCAAAGTTGCAGCTTAA